A region of the Nitrospiria bacterium genome:
ATATTCGTTGCAGCATGGTCTCCTCCTTTTCTACTTGCGTGAGGTGCAGGAAAAAACTTGAGATTACCAGTCTCTGTGCACACTCCTCTCAATTTTTTTAAATGGGGGATTTCTCCCCCCCTTACAGCTAGGAAAATGCATTTCTTTTTTTTAAAAAAGTAAAAGAGCAAAAGAGGTGCCAATATGATGTTCAAAAAAAAACCGTGTTATAAAACCTTGTCTCAGCTCTGATATCTATTTAATAAGGCAAAGAGTGCTTAAATTATTTAAGGATGAAACTGAGGTTTTTGCCTCTTCCATGCGGGCCTAGAAGGTCCTGTTAGTCCTCAGACAGGATCGGTTCGGGTTTAGGCCAAGTGAAAATTCACTCTCTTGACCCTCAGCTTTACTTTTTGTTTGCTGGAAAAATAGACAACCCTTTGGAACAGGGTGGATGGGTGTATTACCGGTTTAATTCGTGGGGAATTCGTTTTAAAGTTTCAAACCCCCTTCAGTGACCGGGGTGGTGAGAAAGAAATCAAACGCCAACGGTCGTCTTCCACGGTGTTGATATTATCATCTGGCGCATCAATATCCGCAAACCCTGGTTTGAACACCCATAAGGGTTAAAGGGAAATTGGTTTTAAAATTTCTATGGAGCATGGGTTTCCTTCAAAACTGACTGAACTGCTAGACCCTTATTTAGGCTGAAAGTTTTTAAGAAATCCTGGTTGCTCTTTTGGAAAGGCCCATCCAAGGAAGAGGATCAACAAGGTCAACATCATCCCACCAAAGAAAAGAGGAATGCTAATATAAGCCAGCCAGTCTACAGAGGCCTTGGCGGCATGTTCTCCCATAGAAGAAATCCCAAGACCTGCAATAAGCCAACAGAATGGATAAAGAAATGCCCCAATTCCTACTGCTAAACTAGTCCATTTTTTAACAGAAGGGTTTACCCAACTAAATGCCAGCACCAGAATAATGCCAAGGCCAAGAGCCCCAAGCCCTTGTGCGTGGAAATGGGCTCTTTGGGCGCCAACTGTTTGTGACCTGTTTTAGGATGTTGGCTGGGGTTTGTTCGTGGATATCGGGATGGGCTTTTACCTCGGAAAGAAAATAGGCCTTGATATTATCTTCATTCACTCCAAAAATCATCCCCAAACCGGTTCCAAAAACAATAGCCAAAAATGAAATCATTAGCCCGGAAAGGACCGGATTCATAAACTCTTTCAACATAAATAAATCTCCCGTACTATTGTAAATTTAAAGGATTCCCTAATCAGATAAAAATCTCATTGTCTTCATCAAATTGGGGGAGTAGAATTTGTTTGACATCATGAAACCGCTACCCGTTTTTATTAGGAGGCATCTAAAAATTTTACGGTTTCTTTGGTGGAAATCTTTCCAGAATTCGACGGACGGCTTCCTTTATCCTCTCATTTCTTTTTTCTGGGTTGGTAGCATATTTAACTTCGGCTTGGGCAGATCCACGCCAGATTAGCTTCCGGGTTTCTGGATCAACCACGTCCAAGATCAGGGTCCCTTCATCGTAATAAAATATCTCGGTTTCAGTGATTGCCATTCCAGGAGGAACATATGGGGTTCTATAATGTTCCCATGCCCAACCCGGGGGATAGGCATAGAAATGGTTTATGGTCTGGGCCCCAAGTTTTCTATCGATTGCCGCATGATAGCCAATCCAGAAATCAGGTTTTTCGGTGCCTTTTTTTTCAAACCCATTCAAAGCCAGTTGGTCCTCAACCGCATTCCTGATATGAGCATCCAGCAAAGGGTTATCGATTCGAGGGTCTCCGGTTTCCTTTTGTGGACCTGGGATCCAAGAAAAAGTTTTCAAACCCGAAAAGTTTGCCCAAGGATCGTAGTCTGAATAAATTTCTATCGTTGAACAGCCAAACAGGATTCCAAATAACATAAGACTGAACAAGCATTTCAAACGTTTCATTTTTCTCCTCCCAGCAAATATTAAAATCCCGTTCGTTTAGAATAGATCATACGTTTTTAAAGAGGTCGATGCAAGACAGAGCAATCCTTGTGTCTATAGGGATTAGGATAGGAAAAGAAATCAAATTTCGTTTTAATTCATTCTGGGTCTCCCCGGGTTGGAAATGGAACACCAACGGTATTTGATTCAAGGATCGGCCGGAGACCCTTCACCAAAAATCTTTCCACCCCTTCCATTGTTATTAGCAATGCATTCCAGGTTTCATCATAAGAAATTTTCCGGAGAAGGGCCATTCTTCGAATGGTTTAACCGTTTTTTTATAAATAGATTGGGGTGAATTTTTCCAACGAAAGACCTTTAACGGGCCTTTTCAGGGTTTTAGGGAGAGGTCGGAAAAAATGAAGCAGAAATACCCGGAAAAAACAAAATAAGGCCTAAGTGAAACTGGTTCTTTTGATTTTCGAGGATTGGTTTAAATCTACAACCCAACAAAAACTCTGATCCGAAGACCCGTTGATTTAGGTTAGAAAGGAAGACTTCTGGATATTGAAAACACTGTAGCCGTTCCTTTTGTGATTCCGCCGAAAATACCAAATCGGAGTGCAAGATTTTAATAGCCTTAAAATTTTTGAGGCCTTTTGCACTCCTCTGACTCACACTTAATATATATTGGCTCCAACCACAGCGGCCATTTGCATCATATCAATGGTTTGGCCTTCTTTTAGATTGGTTAAATCGGTCAGTTTTCCTGACTTGCTGGTAGATTTCGTATTCCTAAATATTGTGAGTAATTTTGGATCAGCCACAATAAATTTTCCACTGTTTTCTGGCTTTCCATTTTCAGTCTTTGTTTGAAGTTTATTTTCCTTTATGTAATCCCACAGTTTTTTAGTAATTTCTGTTCTGGGAAGCTCACTGGTCCCCAAAAATTCCGCCAAATCTTTTTTCAATTTCACTGCTTTTTTCAATCCTTTTTCTTCAGCCATTTTACACCCCTTATTAACCTGTTAAAATTTTTCATATGGTTTAAAAAACACAGAGATCTTATAAGATAGGAACACAAGAAACAACTAAAATTTTCAGAATATCTGATTTTTTATTCCAGATATTTCTAAACTGAGGATATAAGCCCTTCAATACACTTTAAAATATGAAACCTAAATAAATAAGTCAATCTTTCCGGGCATTCCGGGACAAGGACAGAGGTCTAGGTCCAGAGGAACCCAAAAAAAAGGGATAGTGCGCGAGGTGCCAGCTTTGACCCACAGCCAGTTCGGTTGAATTATCAGCGGATTTAGTGTTAGAATGTTTGACTTGCAATTGTTTCTAAACACAAAAGGGGGTGATAACGTTGGGAGAGAAAACGATCCGGAAAGAGAAAAAGAAGCCTAAAAAATCAAAACTTAACAAA
Encoded here:
- a CDS encoding DUF4136 domain-containing protein, which gives rise to MKRLKCLFSLMLFGILFGCSTIEIYSDYDPWANFSGLKTFSWIPGPQKETGDPRIDNPLLDAHIRNAVEDQLALNGFEKKGTEKPDFWIGYHAAIDRKLGAQTINHFYAYPPGWAWEHYRTPYVPPGMAITETEIFYYDEGTLILDVVDPETRKLIWRGSAQAEVKYATNPEKRNERIKEAVRRILERFPPKKP
- a CDS encoding SWIB/MDM2 domain-containing protein; this translates as MAEEKGLKKAVKLKKDLAEFLGTSELPRTEITKKLWDYIKENKLQTKTENGKPENSGKFIVADPKLLTIFRNTKSTSKSGKLTDLTNLKEGQTIDMMQMAAVVGANIY